A genomic stretch from Methanoculleus horonobensis includes:
- a CDS encoding PEGA domain-containing protein produces MIGVTRICHIAGLLLLMAMISVIVQGSPTDETGDISPIDSRDPASSTDPGTGENLGGPQIMQITNRTGDQYFPRVSDNWIIWIENESEGTMGLYLYDIANRSERRIVDCSPFRTIPVISGNWIGWVESRNDSSGQYLPCVCVYSISDDGITQVTRYPAMPSQTSISRSSMFDLISTLDISDNGIVWHDRRNGNMDIYYANLTSGEEQQITSSPADQTSPSASGDLIVWAEKIEGEYSNIHLYNLTSGDLKRITDYPAVRTDQVVSGDHVVWAQVRLSDYDICCYNISSGNTTWITSESTDQRWPKLSGDLIVWSDNRSGNGTEIYTYDLSEQTETQVTNNSIDKVQADIDGSNIAWMENRTGHYAVTLCSLGNRSNTKPRAYAVQVNSIPQGADIYVNGEVRGRTPSTLQFDQSGSHPIEIVKKGFKPYTATLNVTGSMDYVANLQREGGTAPGAPLPVLMTVTVDSVPRGANVSIDGVHLGETLLTMDGLPVRDYTLEVTREGYQPNSTTVNSSEPVNVTLMPQETNEIDGDGLM; encoded by the coding sequence ATGATCGGCGTGACCAGAATTTGCCATATTGCCGGACTGCTTCTTCTCATGGCCATGATCTCCGTAATCGTTCAGGGGTCGCCGACCGATGAAACCGGCGATATTTCTCCGATTGACAGTCGTGACCCGGCATCGTCGACGGATCCCGGGACCGGAGAAAATTTAGGCGGCCCGCAGATAATGCAGATAACTAACCGCACAGGAGACCAGTATTTTCCACGCGTGTCAGATAACTGGATAATATGGATAGAAAATGAAAGTGAAGGCACCATGGGCCTGTACTTATACGATATTGCAAACAGGTCCGAGAGACGAATTGTGGACTGTTCCCCTTTTCGTACGATACCGGTGATATCCGGCAACTGGATCGGCTGGGTTGAGTCCCGAAACGACTCTTCCGGTCAGTATCTTCCATGTGTCTGCGTGTATAGCATTTCGGACGATGGAATCACTCAGGTTACCAGGTACCCCGCCATGCCGTCGCAGACAAGCATATCACGTTCTTCAATGTTCGACCTCATATCGACGCTGGATATCTCAGACAATGGGATCGTCTGGCATGATAGAAGAAACGGAAACATGGATATCTACTACGCCAACCTGACATCCGGGGAGGAACAACAGATCACTTCCTCACCTGCCGATCAGACATCTCCGTCGGCCTCTGGTGATTTGATAGTCTGGGCAGAGAAGATCGAGGGGGAATATAGCAATATCCACCTCTACAACCTGACCTCGGGTGATCTGAAGCGAATTACCGATTACCCTGCCGTGCGAACAGATCAGGTTGTCTCAGGAGATCACGTCGTCTGGGCACAGGTAAGACTTTCGGATTACGATATCTGCTGCTACAATATCTCTTCGGGCAATACAACCTGGATTACATCTGAATCAACAGATCAGCGCTGGCCAAAGCTCTCCGGCGATCTCATCGTCTGGTCCGATAACCGAAGCGGGAACGGTACCGAAATTTACACATACGATCTCTCGGAACAGACCGAAACACAGGTCACAAACAACAGTATCGACAAAGTCCAGGCAGATATCGACGGGAGCAACATTGCCTGGATGGAAAACCGGACCGGTCATTATGCTGTTACCCTGTGCTCACTGGGGAATAGATCAAACACCAAACCCCGGGCATACGCGGTTCAGGTAAACTCCATTCCCCAGGGGGCCGACATCTATGTGAACGGAGAGGTTCGGGGGCGTACGCCGTCGACCCTGCAGTTCGATCAATCCGGAAGTCACCCTATCGAGATCGTAAAGAAAGGATTCAAGCCGTATACTGCGACGCTCAATGTCACCGGTTCCATGGATTACGTGGCAAATCTCCAGCGTGAGGGGGGCACCGCACCGGGTGCCCCTCTACCGGTACTGATGACCGTAACCGTAGACTCGGTCCCGAGAGGTGCAAACGTCTCAATAGATGGAGTGCATCTTGGAGAGACATTGCTTACCATGGACGGACTGCCTGTCAGGGACTATACGCTTGAGGTAACACGTGAGGGTTATCAGCCAAACAGCACGACCGTGAATTCGTCGGAGCCCGTCAACGTCACCCTGATGCCTCAGGAAACGAACGAGATAGATGGAGACGGACTTATGTGA
- a CDS encoding cache domain-containing protein, producing MTGQNVLIAAVIALIVVAAGVMIAFAPGATEPAPGEIVPVQKVLTQDEMEALVVEIAGEIDGDAMAALEPGDENTTAFTAIRDRLNAFRSANPGIVYISTMRKTGNTIEVVVDADYGTFGAYAIGGGSSVVDPGAPYLAGFVEPYTEVYSSAYGYAPVRNASGTVVGIVCIEPDSPIEQERIEALAAEIAGEIDGDAMAALKPGDENTTAFTAIREQLEAFRTANPGFTYVYTMRKTGNTVEYVVDADYGSSDGVAIGDGYIPTDLDAGLLAGFEEPTAEIYSVIYAYAPVMNASGSSVGMAGIQAGNPITQERVKALAAEVAGEIDGDAMAALEPGDENTTAFTAIRDRLDAFRDENPGVVYVYTMRKAENATEYVVDADYGSGYATVIGDVYVPTEEDVAFLAGFTEPSAEPAFYTEEWGNETTTLLSGYAPVRDASGAVVGLVGVDMGFVHQS from the coding sequence ATGACAGGCCAGAACGTTCTGATAGCCGCAGTTATTGCGCTGATTGTCGTTGCAGCAGGGGTTATGATCGCATTTGCGCCCGGCGCGACCGAACCGGCCCCCGGCGAGATTGTGCCGGTGCAGAAGGTGCTCACGCAGGATGAGATGGAGGCTCTCGTAGTGGAGATTGCGGGTGAGATCGACGGCGATGCTATGGCGGCGCTCGAGCCCGGAGACGAGAATACCACGGCATTCACTGCCATCCGCGACCGGCTCAACGCGTTCCGGTCTGCAAACCCCGGGATCGTCTACATCTCGACGATGCGTAAGACCGGGAACACCATCGAGGTGGTCGTTGACGCAGACTACGGCACCTTCGGGGCATACGCAATCGGCGGGGGATCCTCTGTTGTCGACCCGGGAGCCCCCTACCTTGCCGGATTCGTGGAGCCCTACACTGAGGTCTACTCCAGCGCCTACGGGTATGCTCCGGTGAGGAATGCAAGCGGCACCGTCGTTGGCATTGTCTGCATCGAACCGGACAGCCCGATCGAGCAGGAGCGGATCGAAGCCCTCGCGGCGGAGATTGCGGGTGAGATCGACGGCGACGCCATGGCGGCGCTCAAGCCCGGCGACGAGAATACCACGGCATTCACCGCCATCCGCGAGCAGCTCGAGGCCTTCCGAACCGCGAACCCCGGGTTCACCTATGTCTATACGATGCGAAAGACCGGGAATACCGTCGAGTACGTCGTGGACGCAGACTACGGCAGCAGCGACGGCGTTGCGATAGGCGACGGCTACATCCCGACGGACCTCGACGCCGGCCTCCTCGCCGGCTTCGAGGAGCCCACCGCCGAGATCTACTCCGTCATTTACGCGTACGCCCCGGTGATGAACGCGAGCGGCTCCAGCGTCGGGATGGCGGGCATCCAGGCGGGTAACCCGATCACGCAGGAGCGGGTTAAAGCCCTCGCGGCGGAGGTTGCGGGTGAGATCGACGGCGACGCCATGGCGGCGCTCGAGCCCGGCGATGAGAATACCACGGCATTCACCGCCATCCGCGACCGGCTCGATGCCTTCCGGGACGAGAATCCCGGGGTCGTCTACGTCTATACGATGCGTAAAGCAGAGAACGCCACCGAGTACGTCGTGGATGCCGACTACGGCAGCGGTTACGCGACCGTGATAGGCGACGTCTACGTGCCTACGGAAGAGGACGTTGCGTTCCTCGCCGGGTTTACGGAACCCTCTGCCGAACCCGCGTTCTATACGGAAGAGTGGGGCAACGAGACCACCACCCTCCTCTCCGGGTATGCCCCGGTCAGAGACGCGAGCGGCGCCGTCGTCGGACTCGTCGGCGTCGATATGGGTTTCGTTCACCAATCATAG
- a CDS encoding SDR family oxidoreductase, which produces MDSNYYTGKICIVTGANSGIGYAISEELLKRGATVYMAGRSREKVVAAAGQLAAYGGRARPLVMDVTKQEEVQKGIEGTAAEAGRLDLLFNNAGVGGTIPFEMATLEDWKAIIDTNIWSVVYGVHAAVPIMLKQGFGHVVNTSSIAGIVPPPFQALYSLTKYGVTGLTECLKYEYADKGLYFSTICPANIATPIFNKGIDGQARGELRIPDDAYPADKAAALILDRVAEHKGIIVVPEEPYTDLWKGYVLGVPEVEERLAQMARERREAFEKGGSYF; this is translated from the coding sequence ATGGATTCTAATTACTATACGGGCAAGATCTGCATCGTCACCGGCGCGAACTCCGGGATCGGGTACGCGATCAGCGAAGAGCTCCTGAAGCGGGGGGCAACCGTCTACATGGCCGGCCGCAGCCGGGAGAAGGTCGTTGCGGCCGCGGGGCAGCTCGCCGCATACGGAGGCCGGGCACGCCCGCTTGTCATGGACGTGACGAAGCAGGAAGAGGTGCAGAAGGGCATCGAAGGTACGGCGGCAGAGGCGGGCAGGCTGGATCTCCTCTTCAACAACGCAGGCGTCGGGGGAACCATCCCGTTCGAGATGGCCACCCTCGAGGACTGGAAGGCGATCATCGATACCAACATCTGGAGCGTCGTCTACGGCGTCCATGCCGCCGTCCCGATCATGCTCAAACAGGGATTCGGGCACGTCGTGAACACCAGCTCGATAGCGGGCATCGTTCCGCCTCCGTTCCAGGCGCTCTACTCCCTGACGAAGTACGGCGTCACCGGCCTCACCGAGTGCCTGAAGTACGAGTATGCGGATAAAGGGCTCTACTTCTCGACGATCTGCCCGGCGAACATCGCCACCCCGATCTTCAACAAGGGTATCGACGGACAGGCCCGGGGCGAACTGCGGATCCCCGACGACGCGTATCCCGCCGATAAAGCGGCGGCGCTCATCCTCGACCGGGTCGCGGAGCATAAGGGGATCATCGTCGTGCCCGAGGAGCCCTACACCGACCTCTGGAAGGGCTACGTCCTCGGCGTCCCGGAGGTGGAGGAGCGGCTGGCGCAGATGGCACGCGAGCGGCGGGAAGCCTTCGAGAAGGGCGGTTCATACTTCTGA
- a CDS encoding 4Fe-4S binding protein — translation MDCAKFFGDEGIDAFARVGLEELPDADRVSVLQFLPAAQSVIVFGKEVPAPVYRMPPGEKTREMLRIAESLDGTARRLAGLLGAEDIASRPVPLYLPVRVVEGKVQGVVRLKKIAAAAGLGEIGMNTLLLNRRFGPRLLLSGVVAGPGAPEFEREDGAGGEVAPLCTGCGACRRACPEGAIGPDGLDAFRCRTVCAWVLPPVVPAVKWLLRRRFLVGGLAPLAPLVARAATIRCSLCVTGCPALSGAEVPANTPGRITG, via the coding sequence TGAGGGCATCGACGCCTTCGCCCGGGTCGGGCTTGAGGAACTCCCTGATGCGGACAGGGTATCGGTGCTGCAGTTCCTCCCGGCCGCCCAATCCGTGATCGTCTTCGGAAAAGAAGTCCCCGCCCCGGTGTACCGGATGCCGCCGGGTGAGAAGACCCGGGAGATGCTCCGGATCGCCGAGAGCCTGGACGGCACCGCCCGGCGGCTCGCCGGTCTCCTGGGTGCGGAGGATATCGCGTCCCGCCCCGTCCCGCTCTACCTCCCTGTGCGGGTCGTCGAGGGGAAGGTGCAGGGCGTCGTCCGCCTGAAGAAGATCGCGGCGGCCGCGGGGCTCGGGGAGATCGGCATGAACACCCTCCTCCTCAACCGCCGTTTCGGCCCGCGGCTGCTGCTCTCCGGCGTCGTGGCCGGCCCCGGTGCCCCGGAGTTCGAACGAGAAGACGGGGCCGGCGGCGAGGTTGCGCCGCTCTGCACCGGGTGCGGGGCCTGTCGCCGTGCATGCCCGGAAGGGGCGATCGGCCCGGACGGTCTCGATGCGTTCCGGTGCCGGACGGTGTGTGCATGGGTTTTGCCCCCGGTCGTCCCGGCCGTGAAATGGCTGCTCCGGCGGCGGTTCCTGGTCGGGGGTCTGGCCCCGCTCGCGCCGCTCGTCGCCCGGGCGGCGACGATCCGGTGCAGCCTCTGCGTCACCGGATGCCCGGCGCTCTCGGGAGCGGAGGTTCCTGCAAATACCCCCGGCCGCATCACCGGATAG
- a CDS encoding acetoacetate decarboxylase family protein encodes MPVHFGGGKFDPETLVTQKAAGLVISFETERDLLENYIPEGFELLAPEVQVAFNKFTEINWMHGGQYNLINVSAPVRFHGKKDELDGAYTLVVWENKTAPILGGREQTGIPKIYADIEDLHIVRPHYATTVSYEGNTFLNMNFEATGSITGRDLDALKSQFLTMNTLGWRYIPKVGAPGAELSQFVLYPQGMEVETAEVGKGSLKWTELTPMQSPAQYYIVNSLAALPIKRVTQGVMVEGRAILRAMGARVIE; translated from the coding sequence ATGCCGGTTCACTTCGGAGGCGGCAAATTCGACCCGGAGACGCTGGTCACGCAGAAGGCAGCCGGTCTCGTCATCAGTTTCGAGACCGAGAGAGACCTCCTCGAGAACTACATCCCCGAGGGATTCGAACTCCTGGCGCCCGAGGTGCAGGTCGCGTTCAACAAATTCACCGAGATCAACTGGATGCACGGCGGCCAGTACAACCTGATCAACGTCTCGGCGCCGGTCCGGTTCCACGGGAAGAAGGACGAACTCGACGGCGCCTACACGCTGGTGGTCTGGGAGAACAAGACCGCACCCATCCTCGGGGGGCGGGAGCAGACCGGCATCCCGAAGATCTATGCGGATATCGAAGACCTGCATATCGTCCGGCCCCACTACGCGACGACCGTCAGCTACGAGGGGAACACCTTCCTCAACATGAACTTCGAGGCGACAGGATCGATCACCGGGCGGGATCTCGATGCCCTGAAGTCGCAGTTCCTCACCATGAACACCCTCGGGTGGCGGTACATCCCGAAGGTCGGGGCTCCGGGAGCGGAACTCTCCCAGTTCGTCCTCTACCCCCAGGGCATGGAGGTCGAGACGGCAGAGGTCGGAAAGGGCAGCCTGAAATGGACAGAACTGACCCCGATGCAGAGTCCGGCCCAGTACTACATCGTCAACAGCCTCGCGGCCCTGCCGATAAAGCGGGTGACGCAGGGGGTAATGGTCGAGGGAAGGGCCATCCTCCGTGCGATGGGCGCGAGGGTCATCGAGTAA